One stretch of Nicotiana tabacum cultivar K326 chromosome 18, ASM71507v2, whole genome shotgun sequence DNA includes these proteins:
- the LOC142172565 gene encoding uncharacterized protein LOC142172565 — MEENASNEGANRASDLVAIKSGNYYFWYDNWIGLGALYHASSPDHWCDESIVHVDEVVENGAWNEDQLRDLLPDKLVDHIIETIKPPSVHNQKDKPWWKLETKGKFSVKSAWQHPKEETLPNIFLKSPVAKFIWKYISAPAWINIEGKKLVQVVNEWWRRPVNANLKPVYHAMPSLIKYTRVLWHLPPVEQIKYNTDGACIGDNEGASYSFCIRDGIGDLLYVQADSIEDATNNIAVSHEILVRYMIQSQYRPCVIETDSFLMKKVLEEVWEHPWSIAQQVEDIKALMTRGVFQVEHVLREGNKLDVPLANLTLEHQAMLQVHSFEEMDTQGRKILSSDKLQIPYIRVRTTKPNTK; from the exons ATGGAAGAAAATGCTTCAAATGAGGGAGCAAATAGAGCATCAGATTTGGTGGCAATTAAAAGTGGCAATTATTACTTCTGGTATGACAACTGGATTGGACTTGGAGCTCTTTATCATGCTTCAAGCCCAGATCATTGGTGTGATGAATCCATAGTACATGTGGATGAAGTTGTGGAGAATGGGGCATGGAATGAGGATCAATTAAGAGATTTGTTGCCAGATAAGTTAGTAGATCATATTATTGAAACCATTAAACCTCCTTCAGTCCACAATCAGAAAGACAAGCCATGGTGGAAACTGGAAACCAAAGGCAAGTTCTCAGTAAAGTCAGCTTGGCA ACATCCTAAGGAAGAAACATTgccaaatattttcctaaaaTCTCCAGTGGCTAAATTCATCTGGAAATACATTAGTGCTCCAGCATGGATTAATATAGAAGGAAAAAAGCTTGTACAAGTTGTCAATGAATGGTGGAGAAGACCAGTGAATGCCAACTTGAAGCCAGTGTACCATGCCATGCCTAGTTTGATT AAGTACACTAGAGTGCTATGGCACTTGCCTCCAGTGGAACAGATCAAATATAATACAGATGGGGCATGTATAGGGGACAATGAGGGAGCTTCATATTCTTTTTGCATAAGAGATGGTATTGGTGATCTCTTATATGTACAAGCAGATTCAATAGAGGATGCTACAAATAATATAGCAGTATCACATGAAATTCTGGTGAGGTACATGATTCAATCACAGTATCGCCCATGCGTAATTGAAACTGATTCATTCCTGATGAAGAAGGTGCTGGAGGAGGTTTGGGAGCATCCTTGGAGCATAGCCCAGCAGGTGGAGGATATAAAGGCCTTAATGACAAGGGGTGTGTTCCAGGTTGAACATGTACTACGTGAAGGTAACAAGCTAGATGTTCCTTTAGCTAACTTAACATTGGAGCATCAGGCTATGTTACAGGTCCACTCCTTCGAGGAGATGGACACACAAGGTAGGAAGATTTTAAGCAGTGACAAGCTTCAGATACCTTATATTAGGGTCAGAACAACCAAGCCAAATACTAAGTGA